From the genome of Naumannella halotolerans, one region includes:
- a CDS encoding ATP-dependent helicase: MDDVREAGLEVSDRGRDAAAADAVAAHDRSSRRAGQADGGAVDGQRWELLAPHTPELPRIVPDPTQQVVIDHTDGPLLVLGGPGTGKTATLVEAVAARVAAGEDPGSISVITFSRRAAVALRDRIVRRIGRSGAMPRVFTFHGLSFALMHRFTDSDALPRLLTAPEQEFRVRELLAGRGEADAWPGELTEALPTRGFASQVRAVLARTRQLGLDPDQLAALGAESGRPDWQAVGEFMTEYLDVLDAEGVLDYAELVHRSRILLADPSVQQSLAAEVGRVYVDEFQDTDSAQAQLLLAYAGHPTAGRQCNVVVFGDPDSAVYGFRGADSRGILDFPDLAPGPDGSAAPVLTLGHNHRSGARLAQAVSGVAWRLPLARSLPDPHLLREPVAEHPGGSVEAYSCTTAGAEAEQIAELLRTAHLRDGLAWSQMAVLVRSGQRGIPPLSRALLAAGVPIEVAGDEIPLAAEQAVRTLLLGCQVVAAGQLDADQAHRLLTSPLAGLDSLGVRRLGRALRQAERDELGGGGLPAPTADLVHRALVEPDRLVGLRDSPEVAAARGLADLLSGAAAVARADGTASDVLWELWDGTDWPQRLRSSALGGGLSARRANRDLDSVVALFEVAERASEIGGRRGLAGFLAEVESQQIPADTLREEGVRGAAVRLLTAHRAKGQAWDLVIVAGAQEGLWPDLRRRESLLEPSRLGADGLLDAEPPAARLAAERRLFHLACSRARRRLVVTSVVGTEGEGDQPSRFIGELGVPLRPLAGRPSRPLNLTALVAELRRVAVDPNETPPARDAAVQRLARLAEARDDVGRPLVPAADPINWWGLSAPTESAPAVEPGRITLSGSEVEAIRTCPRRWFLARRARGDRQSGDKALFGSVVHALIEHSDDGRQAQLQLGELDRIWDRMTFDAHWLSAIERAEAEAAVQRWAGWLQARGHRRLLGTEVGFRAEVSLQPSAERPEQRVTISGQVDRLELTGDGKLYVVDYKTSRNALPESEVAGHDQLGIYQLAAQAGAFDKLAPGVRQVAGAELVFLRVQDKQDLPWPTTRVQPSLDDSPRLPEETHDDERQLPPAGPTWVHDRIAEAAAIARSEHYLARPNPGCRHCPFENSCPAKPNGGSVVA; the protein is encoded by the coding sequence ATGGACGACGTGAGGGAAGCAGGGCTGGAAGTGAGCGATCGAGGCCGGGACGCGGCCGCAGCCGATGCAGTCGCGGCTCACGATCGGTCGTCCCGGCGGGCCGGGCAGGCCGATGGCGGCGCCGTCGACGGGCAGCGGTGGGAGTTGCTCGCCCCGCACACCCCCGAGCTCCCACGGATCGTCCCGGATCCGACCCAGCAGGTGGTGATCGACCACACCGACGGCCCACTGCTGGTGCTCGGTGGCCCGGGGACGGGCAAGACCGCGACCTTGGTCGAGGCGGTGGCCGCCCGGGTAGCTGCCGGGGAGGACCCGGGCAGTATCAGCGTGATCACCTTCTCCCGGCGGGCAGCGGTCGCGTTGCGGGACCGAATCGTGCGCCGCATCGGCCGCTCCGGTGCGATGCCGCGGGTGTTCACCTTCCACGGTCTGAGCTTCGCGTTGATGCATCGATTCACCGATTCCGATGCGCTGCCGCGCCTGCTCACCGCACCGGAACAGGAGTTCCGGGTACGCGAGCTGCTGGCGGGCCGGGGCGAGGCCGATGCCTGGCCCGGGGAGCTCACCGAGGCGCTGCCCACCCGCGGATTCGCCTCCCAGGTCAGGGCGGTGCTCGCCCGTACCCGACAGTTGGGTCTGGATCCCGACCAACTCGCCGCCCTCGGCGCCGAGTCCGGTCGACCGGATTGGCAGGCGGTCGGGGAGTTCATGACCGAGTACCTCGACGTGCTCGACGCCGAGGGAGTGCTCGACTACGCCGAGCTGGTCCATCGCAGTCGGATCCTGCTCGCCGATCCCTCGGTGCAGCAGTCCCTGGCAGCCGAGGTCGGCCGGGTCTACGTCGACGAGTTCCAGGACACCGATTCCGCCCAGGCCCAGCTGTTGTTGGCCTATGCCGGACACCCCACCGCCGGCCGACAGTGCAATGTCGTCGTCTTCGGCGATCCCGACTCCGCGGTCTACGGCTTCCGCGGCGCCGACTCCCGCGGCATTCTCGACTTCCCCGATCTGGCCCCCGGCCCCGACGGGTCGGCCGCACCGGTGCTCACCCTCGGGCACAACCATCGCAGCGGTGCCCGGTTGGCTCAGGCGGTCAGCGGGGTCGCGTGGCGATTGCCGCTCGCCCGGTCGCTGCCCGATCCGCACCTGCTGCGCGAGCCGGTGGCCGAACACCCCGGTGGCAGTGTCGAGGCCTACAGCTGCACCACGGCCGGGGCCGAGGCCGAACAGATCGCCGAGCTGCTGCGGACCGCCCACCTGCGTGACGGCCTGGCCTGGTCGCAGATGGCGGTGCTGGTGCGTTCGGGGCAACGCGGGATACCTCCGTTGTCGCGGGCCCTGCTGGCCGCCGGGGTGCCGATCGAGGTGGCCGGTGACGAGATCCCGCTGGCGGCCGAGCAGGCCGTGCGGACGCTGCTGCTCGGTTGTCAGGTGGTCGCCGCTGGACAGCTCGACGCAGATCAGGCCCATCGACTGCTCACCTCGCCGCTGGCCGGTCTGGACAGTCTCGGGGTCCGCCGGCTCGGCCGGGCCCTGCGGCAGGCCGAGCGGGACGAACTCGGTGGCGGTGGCCTGCCGGCGCCCACCGCCGACCTGGTCCACCGGGCATTGGTCGAACCGGACCGGTTGGTCGGTCTTCGGGACTCACCCGAGGTGGCGGCGGCCCGCGGGCTGGCCGATCTGCTCTCCGGTGCCGCAGCGGTCGCCCGGGCCGACGGCACCGCCTCGGATGTCTTGTGGGAGCTGTGGGACGGCACCGACTGGCCACAGCGGTTGCGCAGCAGCGCGCTCGGTGGCGGGTTGTCCGCCCGCCGGGCCAACCGGGACCTCGACTCGGTGGTGGCGCTGTTCGAGGTTGCCGAGCGGGCCAGTGAGATCGGTGGCCGACGTGGTCTGGCCGGATTCCTGGCCGAGGTCGAGTCCCAGCAAATCCCGGCCGACACTCTCCGGGAGGAGGGGGTACGCGGCGCAGCGGTCCGGTTGTTGACCGCCCACCGGGCCAAGGGTCAGGCCTGGGACCTGGTGATCGTCGCCGGTGCCCAGGAGGGTCTGTGGCCCGATCTGCGTCGCCGCGAGTCGCTGCTCGAACCCTCCCGGCTGGGGGCCGACGGGCTGCTCGATGCCGAACCGCCGGCGGCCCGTCTGGCAGCCGAGCGCCGGCTCTTCCACCTGGCCTGTTCGCGGGCCCGCCGACGGCTGGTCGTGACCTCGGTGGTCGGCACCGAGGGGGAGGGCGACCAGCCCTCGCGGTTCATCGGTGAGCTCGGCGTACCCCTGCGGCCACTTGCCGGCAGGCCGTCGCGTCCGCTGAACCTGACGGCACTGGTTGCCGAGTTGCGGCGGGTGGCGGTAGACCCGAACGAGACGCCCCCGGCGCGCGATGCCGCGGTGCAGCGGCTGGCCCGGCTGGCCGAGGCCCGTGACGATGTCGGTCGCCCGCTGGTGCCGGCGGCCGATCCGATCAACTGGTGGGGTCTGTCGGCGCCGACCGAGAGTGCGCCTGCGGTGGAACCGGGCCGAATCACCCTCTCGGGCTCCGAGGTCGAGGCGATCCGGACCTGCCCCCGGCGCTGGTTCCTGGCCCGACGGGCCCGCGGCGACCGGCAATCGGGGGACAAGGCCCTGTTCGGTTCGGTGGTGCATGCCCTGATCGAGCATTCCGACGACGGGCGGCAGGCGCAGCTGCAGCTGGGCGAGCTGGACCGGATCTGGGATCGGATGACCTTCGACGCCCACTGGCTGTCGGCCATCGAGCGGGCCGAGGCGGAGGCGGCGGTCCAGCGGTGGGCCGGTTGGCTGCAGGCGCGCGGGCATCGCCGACTGCTCGGCACTGAGGTCGGTTTCCGGGCCGAGGTGAGCCTGCAGCCCAGTGCCGAACGTCCCGAACAGCGCGTGACCATCAGTGGTCAGGTCGACCGGTTGGAGCTGACCGGCGACGGCAAGCTCTACGTCGTCGACTACAAGACCTCCCGGAATGCGCTGCCCGAGTCCGAGGTGGCCGGCCATGATCAACTCGGGATCTACCAGTTGGCGGCCCAGGCCGGTGCCTTCGACAAGTTGGCACCGGGGGTCAGGCAGGTGGCCGGTGCCGAACTGGTGTTCCTGCGAGTGCAGGACAAACAGGACCTGCCCTGGCCGACGACCCGGGTGCAGCCGTCGCTGGACGATTCACCCCGGCTGCCCGAGGAGACCCACGACGACGAACGGCAGCTCCCCCCGGCCGGTCCCACCTGGGTGCACGACCGGATCGCCGAGGCAGCCGCCATCGCCCGCTCCGAGCATTACCTCGCCCGGCCCAACCCGGGCTGCCGGCACTGCCCGTTCGAGAACAGCTGCCCGGCGAAACCGAACGGAGGCAGTGTCGTTGCCTGA
- a CDS encoding toxic anion resistance protein produces MTQYPEQPAAAAAAAPAPLAPPAGMPAASLSLEAPAPIAQVVETQAPKMAPPVSAEQVPVLEAKVEAFVAAIGQAQPKSPEMDAQAAAVRSMGDADIRRAAETSNRLLKRPVKEMDEGALSGNSQVGKTLLDLRRTIEDLDPSQATGTRKLLGILPFGDKIVDYFRRYQDAEKHLNGILHSLQNGRDELAKDNVALNMEKQNLWQAMGRLNQYIYIAERLDARISEQISALELSDPERAKTLSADVLFYVRQKHQDLLTQLAVSIQSYLAIDIIIKNNIELMKGVDRASTTTVSALRTAIIVSQALTNQELVLNQISALNTTTSGLIQRTSEQLKINSAKIHEGAASATIGLPQLQAAFQNIYDTMDSIDDFKARALDSMGQTITVLRHEVEKSEAYLARVAQHDERLAAGALDVEGGGPDRSGI; encoded by the coding sequence ATGACGCAATACCCCGAACAGCCCGCAGCCGCGGCCGCCGCAGCGCCGGCACCGCTGGCCCCGCCCGCCGGTATGCCGGCTGCGTCGCTGAGCCTGGAGGCACCTGCGCCGATCGCCCAGGTGGTCGAGACCCAGGCACCGAAGATGGCTCCCCCGGTCAGCGCCGAGCAGGTGCCGGTGCTGGAGGCGAAGGTCGAGGCGTTCGTCGCCGCGATCGGCCAGGCACAGCCCAAGTCGCCGGAGATGGACGCCCAGGCTGCCGCCGTCCGCTCGATGGGAGATGCCGACATCCGCCGTGCCGCCGAGACCTCCAACCGGTTGTTGAAGCGGCCGGTGAAGGAGATGGACGAAGGCGCCCTGAGCGGAAACTCCCAGGTCGGCAAGACCCTGCTCGACCTGCGGCGGACCATCGAGGACCTCGATCCCTCGCAGGCCACCGGCACCCGCAAACTGCTCGGCATCCTGCCCTTCGGGGACAAGATCGTCGACTACTTCCGCCGATATCAGGACGCCGAGAAGCACCTCAACGGAATTCTGCACTCCTTGCAGAACGGCCGCGACGAGTTGGCCAAGGACAATGTCGCGCTGAACATGGAGAAGCAGAACCTGTGGCAGGCCATGGGCCGGCTGAACCAGTACATCTACATCGCCGAACGGCTCGATGCCCGGATCTCCGAACAGATCTCGGCACTGGAGCTGTCCGATCCCGAACGAGCCAAGACCTTGTCGGCCGATGTCTTGTTCTACGTCCGGCAGAAGCACCAGGATCTGCTCACCCAACTGGCGGTCTCGATCCAGAGCTATCTGGCGATCGACATCATCATCAAGAACAACATCGAGTTGATGAAGGGTGTCGACCGGGCCTCCACGACCACCGTCTCGGCGCTGCGGACCGCGATCATCGTCTCCCAGGCATTGACCAACCAGGAACTGGTGCTGAACCAGATCAGTGCCCTGAACACGACCACCTCCGGCCTGATCCAGCGCACCTCCGAACAGCTCAAGATCAACTCGGCGAAGATCCATGAGGGCGCGGCCTCGGCGACCATCGGCCTGCCGCAGCTGCAGGCGGCATTCCAGAACATCTACGACACGATGGATTCGATCGACGACTTCAAGGCCCGGGCACTGGACTCGATGGGGCAGACGATCACCGTGCTGCGCCATGAGGTGGAGAAGTCCGAGGCCTATCTGGCGCGGGTCGCCCAGCACGACGAACGGTTGGCCGCCGGTGCCCTCGATGTCGAGGGCGGCGGTCCGGACCGGAGTGGAATCTGA
- a CDS encoding TetR/AcrR family transcriptional regulator: protein MDETVEDPDAYERPSQRTRLPREQRRQQLLEVAGAVFSTKGYHATVMDDIAEAAGVSKPVLYQHFPSKLELYFALLDSSAEQVISMISLEMQSTEDNAERVTSAISAFFNYVNDNQAFRLIFESDLIPDPQVSDRFWQMHTRLAEAVGEVIAIDTRLPAEEGRLLGVSLVGMAQVGARYWVNEESGISRERAIELLSTLAWRGIRGFPRVRTSA, encoded by the coding sequence ATGGACGAGACGGTGGAGGATCCGGACGCCTACGAGCGCCCGTCACAGCGCACCCGCCTGCCGCGCGAGCAGCGACGCCAGCAGTTGCTCGAGGTCGCCGGCGCGGTCTTCTCCACCAAGGGCTACCACGCGACGGTGATGGACGACATCGCCGAGGCAGCCGGTGTCTCGAAGCCGGTGCTCTACCAGCACTTCCCCTCCAAGCTGGAGCTCTACTTCGCCCTGCTGGACAGCTCGGCCGAACAGGTGATCTCCATGATCAGCCTGGAGATGCAGTCGACCGAGGACAATGCCGAACGGGTGACCTCGGCGATCTCGGCCTTCTTCAACTACGTCAACGACAACCAGGCTTTCCGGTTGATCTTCGAAAGCGACCTGATCCCGGACCCGCAGGTCAGCGACCGCTTCTGGCAGATGCACACCCGGCTGGCCGAGGCCGTCGGTGAGGTGATCGCGATCGACACCCGTCTGCCCGCCGAGGAGGGAAGGTTGCTCGGCGTCTCCCTGGTCGGCATGGCCCAGGTCGGTGCCCGCTACTGGGTGAACGAGGAGTCCGGGATCTCCCGGGAACGGGCGATCGAACTGCTCAGCACCCTGGCCTGGCGCGGGATCCGTGGTTTCCCGCGGGTACGCACGAGCGCCTGA
- the moeB gene encoding molybdopterin-synthase adenylyltransferase MoeB, with the protein MHPLVQPGPELTADELVRYDRQLLMPELGVEGQRRLKAARVLVVGAGGLGSPVLAYLAAAGVGTIGVIDADRVDTTNLHRQIIHSTQAVGTAKVDSAAARMAALNPLVTVIAHDEAFTATNAAAVVDGYDLVVDGTDNFAARYLVNDACVLAGKPAVWASILRSDGQVSVFWAGHGPCYRCVFPTPPAAGEIPSCAEGGVLGVLPGVIGTVQATEAMKLITGMGEPLLGRLLIHDALTQQWQTLPVAADPDCPICGEDARIGEVRAITGTTDAAQEAGISVRELRQLLAEREAGRQEFALVDLREPAEVAVSQIEGSITVPKSLLDSEEAALPAGRLVLYCRSGARSAAVLQRLRRAGRTDVEHLEGGILGWQHAAGTDRP; encoded by the coding sequence ATGCACCCCTTGGTCCAGCCCGGTCCCGAGCTGACCGCCGACGAACTGGTCCGCTACGACCGGCAACTGCTGATGCCCGAGTTGGGGGTGGAGGGACAACGCCGGTTGAAGGCCGCGCGGGTGCTGGTGGTCGGGGCCGGAGGTCTCGGATCGCCGGTGCTGGCCTACCTGGCCGCGGCCGGTGTCGGAACCATCGGGGTGATCGACGCCGATCGGGTGGACACCACGAATCTGCACCGCCAGATCATCCACAGCACCCAGGCGGTGGGGACCGCGAAGGTCGACTCGGCGGCCGCCCGGATGGCCGCCCTGAATCCCCTGGTCACGGTGATCGCCCATGACGAGGCGTTCACCGCCACCAATGCCGCCGCGGTCGTCGACGGGTACGACCTGGTGGTCGACGGGACCGACAACTTCGCCGCCCGGTACCTGGTCAACGACGCCTGCGTACTGGCCGGCAAACCCGCGGTCTGGGCCTCGATCCTGCGCAGCGACGGCCAGGTCAGCGTCTTCTGGGCAGGACACGGACCGTGTTATCGCTGTGTCTTCCCGACCCCGCCGGCAGCAGGTGAGATCCCCAGCTGCGCCGAGGGAGGGGTGCTCGGTGTGCTCCCGGGGGTGATCGGCACGGTACAGGCCACGGAGGCGATGAAGTTGATCACCGGGATGGGGGAGCCGCTGCTCGGCCGGCTGCTGATCCACGATGCGCTCACCCAGCAGTGGCAGACGCTGCCGGTCGCGGCCGATCCCGACTGCCCGATCTGCGGTGAGGACGCCCGGATCGGCGAGGTGCGAGCGATCACCGGGACGACCGATGCGGCGCAGGAGGCGGGGATCTCGGTCCGGGAGCTGCGGCAGTTGCTGGCGGAGCGGGAGGCCGGGAGGCAGGAATTCGCCCTGGTGGATCTGCGTGAACCCGCCGAGGTTGCGGTGTCGCAGATCGAGGGTTCGATCACCGTGCCGAAATCACTGCTCGACTCCGAGGAGGCGGCGCTGCCTGCCGGGCGGCTGGTCCTGTACTGCCGCTCCGGTGCCCGTTCGGCAGCGGTGCTGCAGCGACTGCGGCGGGCCGGCCGTACCGATGTCGAGCATCTCGAGGGCGGGATCCTCGGCTGGCAGCACGCGGCCGGGACGGACCGCCCCTGA
- a CDS encoding cold-shock protein: protein MAQGTVKWFNAEKGYGFIAIDGGGPDVFVHYSAIDTNGFRTLDEGQRVEFETKQGDKGPQADSVRVV from the coding sequence ATGGCACAGGGAACCGTCAAATGGTTCAACGCCGAAAAGGGTTACGGGTTCATCGCCATTGATGGCGGCGGACCGGACGTGTTCGTTCACTACTCAGCGATCGACACCAACGGATTCCGGACGCTTGACGAAGGACAGCGGGTCGAGTTCGAGACCAAGCAGGGTGACAAGGGACCGCAGGCCGACAGCGTGCGCGTCGTCTGA
- the ligD gene encoding non-homologous end-joining DNA ligase, whose product MARSETLTEIDGHRLSLSNLDKVLYPETGFTKAEVISYYLQIAPVLLPHLHRRPITRLRFPDGVEGFSFYEKNAPAGTPDWVPTCTVRGSEGPIGYVLADGPASLVWLANLAALELHVPQWQLPETVDEVTLPEALATDPDPSAGGPPLHDRLVVDLDPGEGMTMIELARAALLTAGALAADGLVPSCRTTGSKGLQVAAAIAPTDGQRARDYVRELAAAMVRQHPKLFVDQMAKAVRDQRIFLDYNQNQTFRNTIAPYSLRGRAEPRVATPVTWDEVAAVDTPEALRFGPEEVLRRVAKSGDLAHDLLDPDPPSLPA is encoded by the coding sequence ATGGCCCGTTCCGAGACGCTGACCGAGATCGACGGCCACCGGTTGTCGTTGAGCAACCTGGACAAGGTGCTCTACCCGGAGACCGGATTCACCAAGGCCGAGGTGATCTCCTACTACCTGCAGATCGCCCCGGTGCTGTTGCCGCACCTCCACCGTCGCCCGATCACCCGACTGCGCTTCCCCGACGGAGTGGAGGGATTCAGCTTCTACGAGAAGAACGCCCCGGCCGGTACGCCGGACTGGGTGCCCACCTGCACGGTGCGCGGCTCCGAGGGACCGATCGGGTACGTCCTCGCCGACGGCCCGGCGAGCCTGGTCTGGCTGGCCAATCTGGCCGCACTGGAGTTGCACGTACCGCAGTGGCAGCTGCCCGAGACGGTCGACGAGGTCACCCTGCCCGAGGCGCTCGCCACCGACCCCGACCCCTCGGCCGGCGGCCCGCCGCTGCACGACCGGCTGGTGGTCGACCTCGATCCGGGTGAGGGCATGACCATGATCGAACTCGCCCGGGCCGCCCTGCTCACCGCCGGTGCACTGGCCGCCGACGGTCTGGTCCCCAGTTGCCGGACCACCGGCAGCAAGGGTCTGCAGGTGGCGGCAGCGATCGCCCCGACCGACGGGCAGCGGGCCCGCGACTACGTCCGCGAGCTGGCTGCGGCGATGGTCCGACAGCACCCGAAGCTGTTCGTCGATCAGATGGCCAAGGCCGTCCGCGACCAACGGATCTTCCTCGATTACAACCAGAATCAGACCTTCCGGAACACGATCGCCCCGTACTCGCTGCGGGGACGGGCCGAGCCCCGGGTCGCCACGCCCGTCACCTGGGACGAGGTTGCCGCCGTGGACACCCCGGAGGCTCTACGATTCGGCCCAGAAGAGGTTTTGCGGCGCGTGGCGAAATCCGGGGATCTTGCTCATGACCTGCTCGACCCCGATCCCCCCAGCCTGCCCGCCTGA